The following is a genomic window from Neodiprion virginianus isolate iyNeoVirg1 chromosome 1, iyNeoVirg1.1, whole genome shotgun sequence.
TTACTTGTGCCTTTCAACGTTTAATTGTGAAACGCGTTCGTCACGAgcggtgtaaaaaattaactcaGAATAAATCAGGAGCGGCTTTTATTCTTAATTTGCGTCATACGTGAATGGTGGTTTACGTTTGTCGTTTCACTTCCTTACTATGTTGGTCGGAAAATGGACGAGACCGGGACGCGCAGTTATCTTTACATCAGCGAAATGTCAGGTAAAAGATTTGTCGCTTTCAACGACAGAATAAATTACACATACGGTCCTCAGTGTTGCCTGCTTCGCTAGATTACATTTTGACTTGCTCGTTCACGGTCTTATTTTAATTACTGCTCCGGTTTCCGTACACACGTGTGCGAAACTAcgttcaattaatttttgataCCGCTTGTACGTCGGTACGTTACATCGCCATGTCAAGAACTAACGAAGATGTCAATTAAGTTCGTGACGTAAGACTGCGAATAATACGGTGGTTCTTTACGACCCGCGCGTTAAGAGAAAAACGCTGACGCTAGTAAGCTGCGGCAATATCTGTATAACAAACGACTTGTGGAACGCGTGACTTTTATGAGCGTAACCGCACGTATGGAACCGGAACTAAGCAACTTGTCGCGATGAAGAAAATCTGTTAACGAAGAAAACTCTTGACATCGAATGTCCGAGGcgattgaaatgaaaaaatgtaactCACTGTCGTCATTGGATGCCCGTGAGGTGGATGTCACGGGGAATAAGACTGGCAGGGCGATGACAAAGAGCCCCGTTCCCGACCAGACGTACTTCATGAGGAACTGCTCCAGCATAACGTACCACAGTTTCAACTTAAGCACTCGTCTAACATGAACGACCAGAGAGTCGTAGGCGGAGTTGAGATGCCGAAGTTCGGCATCCTGGCCACCGTAGAAAGCGATCTCTTCGGCGTGAGCGCTGACCCTCGCGTGTGCCTGTCGCAGACGcccgcgtcgcgacgcctccTCGGCGACCAATTGACCAAACTTTGGCGATGCCAGCCGCAGAACCTGACCAGTCAGGCCTATCACTGCCGTTGCCAACAGCGGACCTGTGGATAAGGAAAGTCCGTGTCAGTACCTGAAACGAATGCGCCGGAAGCGGAAAAGGAAAGGGAGGAGGAAAGAAACCGAGTACCTGGAACTGTTCTGGAACCCATACGAGCCGAGAAGGAGGCCAATGCGATGCCCACAAGTGCACAGTCGAGCAAAGGTTTCGTAAGACTAGTATAGAGGTGAGCTACGGAGGTGGCCAACTCGGACAAGTCGTCGGTCAGCCGTTGCTCGGCTCCGCCAAGCCGCGAGTCCAGGGCCGAGACTCTGTAGTAGGTCTGCTGACTGAGGTACATATTGTACGCATGTTTGACTAGCCGTCCCCTGTAGAAGAAGGAACGTGTAAGGTTGGTCGGAGATTAGAGAGACTAGCGTATAGACTACGCGCGAACCGCCCACGCTAGCTTCGCAGAAATTACAACCGTTACGGTACGGTTGATAAACGGCGTTCGATATTAGCTAGTACGATAAACGATGATCAGTCATAGTTACGGAGATAGGGCGATAGCTAGTCCGCTTTGTGCTCGCTTTATCACGAGCGAATGTGAAAACGATCTCATTATCCTCGCGTCCGCGATCAAGTTCCAAAGTTCAAAGAGCATTCCGATATTATCGTTGTCCGACCACTTTTTATCGTTAGAAAATAAACCTCCATTTAAGCTGTTTACCTGAAACTCAGGGCCAGACGCCCCTCGAAGTAGCGGATGGCCGAGTTGACGAAGGTCGCAGGTAGAGCAATGCCGAACCACCGTATCAGCATCGAAAAGAAACCCCAACCGTCCCGAAGTACGATGCGTTTTACTATGCTTCCTTCCAGGGTAGCGACGTAAACCGAAAGAAACGTCCTGGCCAAAAGAGCCAGCGTAACGCTCGTCAGCAATGCTGCCTCCTTGGTCCGCCAGCCCGGTATCATAATTTTCAGCAGTGTCAATAACCGTGCCAAAAATTCACGGTCCAAACCAGTTCCAATGCCTTTGTTACCCGCAGGTAATGACGAGCTCGCCTCGTCACCGGCCGATGCTGCACCATTGTTTCTCGCCTTACCGTCATCCTTTacgttgttattgttattattactggCGGTGTGTCGATGGTCCGAAATATCCCTGCAGAGGCTGGTCGCCTTCTTTTTCGCCTGCGCCGCTACCTGGTTCAAGTAAGGATATCCGAGTTTCAGGAGATAAAGGGTCGTCACGAGGCCCACGACCCCTTGGGTCAGCCTCTCCTGTCGTATGCCATATCGTTCCGAAGTCTTGTCGATCAATTTAGAAAATACGGACGACATAATGACCGATTATCCGTCACTCAATTGTACTCATCAAGGTTTCACTTTGCGTCGCGCATTCGCCGTAAGAACGTGTCAGTTCCCAGCCTCGGTGTacacgttatattatatattgtatcgTTCGCCCCTGCGAAACTGGAAAGTTTTGCAATCGCCTCCTCGTCGTCAGGACGTCGACGCACTCTTTACGGCTCTAGACCACTACACCACATGGTACAGTGTCGAGTGCGCTGATACGAGGACGCGAATCACCGCTGCCATGAAAGTTTCCGAGTCCCACTTCTACGCAGACACCCACGGTCTTAAATGGCAACAAAGAGTCGATCAGCTGCTCCTCGCTTGGAATTATTTCACTGGCCAATCTGCGCCGGGGTACGCACGTGATGCTGGTGAACTTGACAGTCTGACGTCTGACGTCTGATGTCTGATGTCTGGTATTATTCGAGGTGGTACCGCGATCGGAGCGGAGCCGTTCTGTCCTTTCGAGTTCTTTCGACGACAGCTCACGCTGAACTGCCCCACTGGGCACTGACGTTATTCCCGCTCAACTCGCTCATGGACTCGGTTATACACGGCCTCTCCTGCTGGCGGATGGTTACTCACGACCACAACCAAGACCATTTAGCCAACCGCGTTGGAGGATGGAGGACGGACGCGCGCAACAAGTGGCCTAGCTCTGTCTCTCACCGATTATCATTCGGACCCGGTGCTGCTGACGGAGACGCGAGATGAGAGCTCGTCGCGGTCCGCGTGTTCCTATGTGTGAATGATATCTGCTGTTGGTCGGAACAACTCGACTACTAGGTATATAACCGTAGCTCGCTCAGCAACGCATCGAGCCATCGCTTCGTCGGGCCTATAGACGCCTGGTCGAACATATGTGTCCTTCGGTATCGACTGGGCTCTTCGTTCGGGAATCGACGATACGTGCGATGGCACGCTGTAATCTAACTACAATCGCCAATACGAATATCATCGCCGCGGAAGTTTCAACAGTGAATTTGCCATGGCATCAGGTAATTGTGATGAGAGTTCGCAGCACGCACAGTGAAACCTCGCGCTTCGTTTATCTCGTAAGTCAAGAGATACCtggaacgagagagagagggacgAAGAGAGAGGCGCCCGACTATCTCTCACGGTACTCCAGTCTGTACGGATCTCAATGTACATcgtcgtctttttttttttttgtcttgtttgttttttattttatatatatatatatcttattCCTTCCGCAGCTGCACACTGGCAAACATACTCGTGTATTTGTAATTTGGATAACGTCACGGTACGCGGTGCCTAGCTCTGTCATTCTGTGGTCCAGACGAATTTCATTGTGATTCACAATTacatctatacatatataaccCACAAGCAACCTCACGCTGTAATCACGCTTATGCTCGTCGGCTCGTTTCCCATCACTGGGCTCAGGAAGAAGGCGTCGAGTACGTATTCAAAATACATTATATGTGTGTCTGTGCCTATATTCTCACCCGTAGCAACGGATGTCCGTGTGAAATCGCAAGAATCGTGTATGTATTGGTCATATTCGTCAAAATCAAGTCATCAAGACTTGTATGTACAACAGTACGTTAAGAGCAGCGTACACttaactcacaatcagctgaCAAACTTCCCAAATATCTTCGAAGCGACCATGTCAAATTTGGGAAATAGAGTGGAACGAACATTCCTTCAGTATCACCCCTGACTATAGAATTGTAGGgcaaaaagttgaaaaatcataTAAACTGCACTGCGGAGACCTTTACCTGCTTCACGATATGCAGGACCAGcgaagtaaaattttctgtgGTATACAGTGCCAGTTTTCACTTCAATAATCAGGCTCGTGtagagggtaaaaaaaatttgccagtCTTTTTTATTAATAGTGCTAAtggttattttcgaatattgttTTACATTCACAGTATTTTAAGTATTTCCGATTTCTAAGCTATAAAGTATTCCTCAATAACTACGGTTACATCGCCGGTTCTGACGATATGAGAACCAGAAACGAggaatttattcatttatggATGTGCCGAAGCGCACGTTCGGAAAATAACACTGAGCGCGAGTACGCAAAACTTCAAATTCATGTTTTAAGATATCCAAATCTACATCATGGAAATATATCTGACGGTCAGAATGAAGCTGGTGAACGGAGCTGTACGTAATATGTTTGCGTATACCGAACCTAGAAACCTAGTGTTCTATATTTATACCAGCCCAGTCGTTATGCAGGACAGATTAAATTTCATCctaactttttcttttacaagGGGAAACGCTGTACTTGATAAGGCTTATTATTACTCCAACGAATCAACATGAGAGCCCCTTCTGAACTTTTAAATCAGCGTTATCGTAATTTACGTTTGAAGAAGTGGATATATGTCGTTCTCGCTGATTACCCAAAACTTCATAATGTATACGTATCTACCGTGTGACCATATTTATTCTGTCAAGGTTTACAGCCAGGCAAAATCGTAGCAGAGCCTTGCTAACGTTAAGTTATAAAAAGAGCCTGGCTCGTGCGATCCAGTGGGTTTAGTCTAGAGTAAAATATGTTTAATGTATGTGCATGCCTATCGTACATGTAGCACAGCATACGGTGCATTCGAAGGTGGCAAGGTTCCTTTTTTTGTGATTCGGTTAATGACGGGCCTAGCTGACCAATGTGCGCATACAATATTGTACCGATGATTGAATATTATGACTTATATGAAAGTTTTCGGTAAGAAAGTGGACCCTCGGAAAGAAATCTCTCGTTGTGAACGCCGGTTTCAGCTCTCGATATTACTTTGtcttttttattcacgtaAACGGAGAAAGTACAGGTATGTTCATTGGCCGGTAGAAGACTCCTCGCAGCCGAGCGATTAGCTCTCTCGAAATATTACAGGTAAATGATCGTGCGAAagtcaaaattacaaaaaaaatcacgcGAATGATGGACAGCCCGATCCACAACGCTTGTCTAATCACCTATTATTATGCCGTGAATTAAAGTTGAATTTCTTAAACTACCTGCCGAAGCTACTGCTCCTTATAACTTGCGAAAGGTTGATGCTGTGATGACAAACAGGCTATTGCGTGCATTCTGctttttccaatttatttCAGGAATCTCTCCCAATTGCTTTCATATTCCTTTACCACACCAGAAATCATACATATAATTATGTTTATGTGTTGTAAAAGTTCTGGAACTTTCGTAATTCAATATTGTTCTCAATCGACTTTGACTCGCGTTGTGCAATCGTTACGCAAGATGGCTTCGTTGCAAATTATTCGTAGCCTTATCAGCTAGTAGCCATGATTTGTAGCAACGATATCAATCGCTGGTCCATACAAGGCCGATCGCATATGTCGGAGCTTTGTCGTACGCAGCAAAGTCGCCGACACGGTAAGTGTAATGAACCAACGAAGATACGCTAATCcagtatgtatatacaatagGCCCAAGTCAGCCAATGAACAGTAAGAGTTTGAAACGTGATCGGAGTATTATCGTGCGACAGGTTCGTAAATTCCCCTGCTAATTTCTATAGCTCTAAGGTATTACTCGGGCGATTTGAGCGCTCTTTTTTATGTGccgtaaattttttctatgaaTACAACACATGACGCAACGTAGGCGCAATATAATTGACTATAAAGACCAAGAATTGAACGGAAAATAAACTTGTTGTCGAGACTATAAGTTGCCCGGTATAATAAATTGCTTGTTTCTACTTCCGTAAAATTATATATGCGCCCAATTATTTCGAGACGATGATCGAGGTGGTGATTCATTCCTGCAATTttgcagtgaaaaaaaataaatatattatacaaccATTTATTATGGAAATTATGCCGGAAACAGGATAGTTTAGAACCAACTTGATCATCGAATGATTGaccttaattattttgtttttaattttctttttacgatTGGTCGACTTTGccacttcaaaaattttcatcaatacCTATGTCTCTGTTTTGAACCGATTATAcgtaaatgaaatgaatactTGATTATGTTTCGGGTCcgatatttttgcaaaatttactATCCATAAGGAAACTAACATAATTTTCACGCATGTAAAAAAAGAGTGTTCCGATTTTATCTTCAAATCtcctggaaaaataaatttagaaTTGCAGCTctgtataaaaaacaaaatcgatCGTTTGCTAATCTAAAAAATAATCTGTGACAGTTCGAATCTAGCCTTGCGCGATCACTTGACATTGAATACCCCGTGTATTATTACCATCGAATTCAATGACAAACAATGCGCGTTCCTCCaaaaacatatatatgtaaaatatatatgctGGCAGCCTTGTAATATGATGAAGTGTtagcaatatttttatattgttttATGTAAATTCCGGACTGTTGATAATACCCCGATGAATCAGTATTTGCACTTTGGCAAGATGAAAGACTATAGACATTTTAGCGAAAGTATTATTCTTCGTTTAACGTGACGACTAAAGAAATACCACGCACAGCcaaatcatcatcattattactaGTGCTATCATCGTCGATCTTAAAATTATCTTCACTCGGTACAAAATACTGGAGTTCTGCACTATAAATCTGTGATAACCTGAAACGATGCACAACATGATACATTGTGGGTTTATTTTTCCGTAAATCGTTGTATTTGTTAAAATAACGATATTTTGACGGTAATAAATACTTGCTTATCAGCTCGTAAGCTATTATGAAACCAATCGTTCCTCATCGAGAGCCCGTGATGACTGACCGCGACACACATTGATCCGACAAATGGAACGACTTTTCTAAAAGTGCATTAAGTATGTATGTTTAAAGTTTGGAGAAAACTCGATGGAATATTTTTGACTCGGGTAGATCACTACGGTAAGATCGTAAATAAATGATACGATtaaggaaagaaataaagtaaGAACCGATTACACAACGAGATCGCAAAACCGGCGTAACAATCTGCGTCATCGATTCGAAAAGAAATCGGAGTTTACCAAAATCGACAAAATAAATAGacgaataaagaaaaaaaaaataaataaataaagaaaaaataaaaaaaatctccccGTCAAACGAAAGCTAGCTGATACATACGTTCTCTAAATATTCCGGTGCTCATATGCATACTGCGTATATTTCAACCGGGCAGGTGTCAGCAAGCTGTGAATCGTTAGAAACTTTTATTTCGCACTCTCCATCTCGCCTTCCGTCGACCGTCCGCCGTCTGCATTGAAATCACACACACGCCAGTGATCGTGAAGAAGTGTGAAGCGTACGTCCGGAAGTTATCAGAGTGTGAACGCCCTTCGAATTCGGATGTGCGTCGACTGTGTTCCTCTGAACTCTCTTAAGTGCCGTTCAAAGTTCCAATTATACTGGTAATTGGAGGGCATGACGCTCCCGTTTGTATCAGTCTACTAGTTTGAATAATACACACCGAGCAGCGGTGTAAGAAACGTCGAGAAACCTAATTTCACAGCCCAGAAACGAGGATGATGTTGCCGTGGATGGATGATCAAGGAAACGGCGACGCAACGACGAACCGGTCCTAACGGTAGTGCGGGACCCCAGGCAACATGTCAGGGGACTTTAAGGAGGCCGAGGATAACAATAATTCTGCATTTAGAGATTCACGCCGGTGTACCACAAGCTCTGACAACCAGGTCGCGCTGTCGTTCTGTCAATGAGAAAGTAATTCTCAACTTTGTACGACGCGATATCGTTATACGAGCGATTATAGAACGGAGTCTAATCGCGTTTCCTTGCTGGGTGGGGGTACAGCTTGAACGGTCTAAACTCGTACctatttttaaaagttttttttaaaagaaaatgcaaacacttggaaaaatttgagtttgaaggcttatttatttatactttcaagcatattccaaaaatttttcattcaaattaataaCAGAACGGCGTCATGGCGCAGATTCCTCGCTCAATCTTTATTCGGACGAcctgaaattttgatacaatCTTTAAAACATGTTTATCGATCCGACCGCGTGGCTGaatcttcaaatttcaatccctacatttttttgtatatttttttcaacaactttaTGGTTTAAACATGAAATTTGTGGTTCATAAGCGTATACATTTGAAActgtaatgtttttttaatgtttGGGCTACGAGCTCGAACCTAAAAAGTTGTTTTAaactcaacatttttttttcatttgttacaagTTGGACAGTGATGTCAGGAGGTGCGCCACCGCAAAAGCCCTCGAGTTCGGAGTTGATCACTACTTATATACgccatgccgccattttgttattaatttcaatgaaaaaattctacaacattcttgaaattgtaaataacaaaGCCCTCAAACACAAATTGCTCTGACTATTCTCATtctctttaaaaaaaaactcctaaaAACAGGTATGATTTTAAACCGTCCAAGCTGTACCCTCCTCCCATAAATGATGACCGTCTTTATGCACCTTCAGCTTAATGAAGCATGTTCAGCGCTTCTATGtctgtgatgaaaaaatttgctctTGCATCAGAACCAATCTACATATTTGTGAATGACCTGCGGATCGATCGAGGACAACAAGTCTCACAAACGGCATTCAACGCGAATGACATTTACGTTGAATTTCATCGATAATAAGCAGAGATGCGCAATGTATCAGTGTCCTTTGGCAACGTGTTTTTCtctatattatttttattcgtataatTATTCCCTGAAACTGCTGTTATCAATCAAATACGGCAAATCACTTGGTCGTTATGTTTTTCAAAAGCTCGCGAGTTTAACGTACGCGAGTGGATGCCTAGTTTCTTGGTTGATTAACTGCGGTAATAAATACGCAAGTTTGACAAAGTCCATTAATTACGCAAACCACCTGATACATCAAACGGTCCGTGTTCTAAAatcttacattatttttattatctttcttGTCTCGAAAAGGTGTTCATAGTTGTTGAGGATGTTCGGTCTTGGCGCCGTGCTCGGAGTGGAAAGCAGCACGCGTACGTTAGACGAAATTTGGTCTGCCTACAACTAGGCGCGGCTCACACTGATACTGTCCGTTTTTACATGCCGGAATTGTAATTCATTTTGCtttaccaaaataaaaaatttctcggtCATGTTCCTAGATATCGTAGCGTAAATTCTTGTTAAAGGTATTCCAAAAGTTACGCGCTTCGCATATTTGCGACAGACAAGTACGTTGCCATGCCtcattatttttatagatgaaaattttctactaaCATGTTACAATTGCATTTCAACTCGACCAAGATCGGCAGTTACAAGTATACAAGGATATTCACTTTGTGTGGAGCCTTGAACTTTCCGGTTGTACGTGAGTGAAATAACTGCCGGTACAAAATTTGATTCTCATAGGTTTCAGTTAGGTCGATAGTGCCTACACTAATAACTAAATaaattacatataatataatttttttctctacaacTATTTACTCACAATCGATTGAGAAATATACACAAGGTGTTGACTTTCAAATCACCCAAGCAAATTCTCCTCATTCGTTCCATAAACGTAGAACGAATTGCGCGGCTCGAGACTTATTAGCATACGTGATAAAGTGTTTTGTTCCAATACTTGAACCACTGTTTTCTTCGCACTTGTGtacttgtttgttttttttttttattttttccttcttttcctcttttgCGAAGCATGGATATTAACAAGAAACTTCGGCTCGGTCTGCGCACGTGATACGTCAGGATtcaggaaaatatttatcaatcgAACGTATCGCCGAGTG
Proteins encoded in this region:
- the LOC124296754 gene encoding ATP-binding cassette sub-family D member, which codes for MSSVFSKLIDKTSERYGIRQERLTQGVVGLVTTLYLLKLGYPYLNQVAAQAKKKATSLCRDISDHRHTASNNNNNNVKDDGKARNNGAASAGDEASSSLPAGNKGIGTGLDREFLARLLTLLKIMIPGWRTKEAALLTSVTLALLARTFLSVYVATLEGSIVKRIVLRDGWGFFSMLIRWFGIALPATFVNSAIRYFEGRLALSFRGRLVKHAYNMYLSQQTYYRVSALDSRLGGAEQRLTDDLSELATSVAHLYTSLTKPLLDCALVGIALASFSARMGSRTVPGPLLATAVIGLTGQVLRLASPKFGQLVAEEASRRGRLRQAHARVSAHAEEIAFYGGQDAELRHLNSAYDSLVVHVRRVLKLKLWYVMLEQFLMKYVWSGTGLFVIALPVLFPVTSTSRASNDDTGVSERTQYLTTSKYLLSSGADAVERLMSSYKEAVALAGYTARVGEMLDVFKDTALCKYQKGIVVGQHRPITGNDGIEVTRPSENILHFEDGVPQIRGIVRESTDGSIGLTNVPIVTPNCEVIVPSLTLRIQPGDHLLITGPNGCGKSSLFRIVSGLWPVYGGELTRPKETGEFTYAGVRPTLFYIPQRPYMTVGTLRDQIIYPSDSTKGKYTDEELLHLLDLVDLRSLAEREAEGLSSRNDWDSTLSGGEKQRLAMARLFFHAPRYALLDECTSAVSLEAEGTIYEAAKRMGITLLTVTHRVASLSKFHKLILRFDGEGGWDLGPLNQSDVQVKVANHDQDMDKEEPHHHHRLQELRDMLAKDPVGIS